The Paramisgurnus dabryanus chromosome 1, PD_genome_1.1, whole genome shotgun sequence genome includes a window with the following:
- the LOC135734458 gene encoding dynein axonemal heavy chain 9-like, which yields MDSYLRYSSKLFDVWTESVSEKSQYNLQKPLISRDSSTRLISVNFSPQLVSVLREVKYLKAMQAEVYTTPDIAADIYSNRELLWQYVANLELTASWYNKIMSTVLEVENPLIQDQLRDIDAKLKEAEEGICWTSQGIWEYIQDVREMVHDLEQRLQRTKDNVEEMQTVMKSWTTSIFERKEGKKDALLNLDDKTERLERTYGQIRASGAKIHMLLKDNLSLFKADSSSAQWKSYVDYIDEMVIEGYFNGIESSLKFFLENTDQKPGLAPLFEVQLDLQVPEIVFIPSLELGASDGFYELVESLINSVFRISALVPRLSEQRGDQHYQAEMEEMADLVDMRQLLMERVQRVIIKCCEYCNTLERYAYLYVDDRKEFMQQFLLYGHVLTSEEIEAHAEHGIPENPPTLEQFREQVDSYETLYEEVLRLDPIHVFEGWMRVDAQAFKHALLNIIKKWSLMFKQHLIDHVTHSLSDLEGFIRETESGLSKKVEEGDYNALVEITGYLVSVKERQSTTDDMFEPLQHTIDLLKSYEQELPDSVYKQLEKLPEKWNSMKKQAVLVKQHIAPLQANEVANLRRKCAIFDVEQHTFREQFRKNGIFRFDCVNPHQMLDTEHRQIVKMEMTMAELIESAGLFEINVPDFKQLKQCRKELPILKELWDMIFVIQSSFNSWETTRWREINVEDMDLECKRFSKELRALDKEARSWDAFTGLDGSVKNTLTSLRVVAELQNPAIRPRHWQQLMNATGVHFTMDQDTTLADLLRLNLHHFEDEVRSIVDRAVKEMGMEKVLNELDATWTNMAFGYEAHPRTNVPLLKSDEELIETLEDNQVQLQNLMTSKYIAFFLEEVSTWQKKLSVADSVISIWFEVQRTWSHLESIFIGSADIRTQLPEDSKRFEGIDGDFKELAYDVKKTPNVVEATNKPGLYTKLEDIQCRLALCEKALAEYLDTKRLSFPRFYFISSADLLDILSNGTDPHQVQHIGKDE from the exons ATGGACAGCTACCTTAG ATACTCCTCAAAACTGTTCGATGTCTGGACTGAATCTGTGTCTGAGAAATCACAATATAATCTTCAAAAGCCATTGATATCTCGGGACTCTAGCACAAGACTCATCTCTGTCAACTTCAGCCCACAG CTGGTGTCAGTGCTGCGAGAAGTGAAATATCTGAAGGCTATGCAGGCTGAAGTCTATACCACACCAGATATAGCGGCTGACATTTATTCAAACAGGGAGCTGCTGTGGCAGTATGTGGCCAATCTGGAACTAACAGCCAGCTGGTACAACAAAATAATGAGCACTGTGCTTGAGGTAGAGAATCCACTGATCCAGGACCAGCTGAGAGATATCGATGCCAAGCTCAAAGAAGCTGAGGAGGGCATCTGCTGGACAAGTCAAG GTATTTGGGAATACATCCAGGATGTTCGTGAGATGGTACATGACTTGGAGCAGCGTCTACAGAGGACTAAAGACAACGTGGAGGAGATGCAAACCGTCATGAAGAGCTGGACTACCTCTATCTTTGAAAGAAAAGAGGGAAAGAAAGATGCTCTCTTAAATTTGGACGATAAGACTGAACGTTTGGAAAGAACGTATGGCCAGATCCGTGCCTCAGGAGCAAAGATCCACATGTTACTAAAA GATAACTTGTCACTTTTCAAAGCAGACTCTTCATCTGCACAGTGGAAGTCTTATGTGGATTACATCGATGAAATGGTGATTGAGGGATATTTTAATGGGATTGAGAGCTCCCTCAAGTTCTTCTTGGAAAACACAG ACCAGAAGCCTGGATTAGCCCCGCTCTTTGAAGTCCAGCTAGATCTGCAGGTTCCTGAGATTGTTTTTATTCCATCTTTGGAGCTTGGTGCTTCAGATGGCTTCTATGAGCTGGTGGAGAGTCTCATCAACAGCGTCTTTAGGATCTCTGCTCTTGTGCCACGATTATCTGAACAACGTGGTGACCAGCATTACCAG GCTGAAATGGAGGAAATGGCTGACTTGGTGGATATGAGGCAGCTTCTTATGGAGCGTGTACAAAGAGTCATCATAAAGTGCTGTGAGTACTGCAACACATTGGAGCGCTACGCCTACCTCTATGTGGATGACAGAAAGGAGTTCATGCAACAGTTCTTGCTGTATGGTCATGTTCTCACGAGTGAAGAGATCGAGGCTCATGCAGAACATGGCATTCCAGAAAACCCCCCGACACTCGAGCAGTTTCGGGAGCAGGTGGACTCGTATGAGACTTTGTACGAGGAGGTGCTGCGACTAGACCCCATCCATGTGTTTGAGGGCTGGATGAGGGTTGATGCACAAGCTTTTAAACATGCCCTGCTCAATATCATCAAGAAATGGAGCCTGATGTTCAAACAGCACCTTATTGATCATGTAACACACAG TCTTTCAGACCTGGAGGGCTTTATCAGAGAGACTGAGAGTGGACTTAGTAAGAAGGTGGAGGAGGGAGACTACAATGCTTTGGTAGAGATCACAGGTTACTTGGTGTCTGTAAAAGAACGACAGAGCACTACAGATGATATGTTCGAGCCTCTGCAGCACACCATTGATCTGCTGAAATCTTATGAGCAAGAACTACCAGATTCAGTTTACAAACAGCTAGAA AAGCTGCCAGAGAAATGGAATAGCATGAAAAAGCAAGCTGTGTTGGTAAAGCAGCACATTGCTCCCCTTCAGGCCAATGAGGTGGCTAACCTACGCAGGAAATGCGCCATATTCGACGTGGAGCAGCATACCTTCAGGGAGCAGTTCCGCAAGAATGGGATTTTTAG ATTTGATTGTGTAAATCCGCATCAGATGCTGGACACGGAACATAGGCAAATTGTGAAGATGGAGATGACAATGGCTGAGCTTATCGAGTCAGCCGGCCTTTTTGAAATCAACGTACCAGACTTTAAACAGCTCAAGCAGTGTCGAAAAGAGCTGCCAATTCTCAAAGAATTATGGGATATGATTTTTGTGATCCAGTCCAGTTTTAATTCATGGGAGACCACTCGGTGGCGAGAGATAAACGTGGAAGATATGGACCTGGAGTGCAAACGCTTCTCTAAAGAGCTCCGTGCGTTGGATAAAGAGGCACGTTCGTGGGACGCCTTCACCGGGCTTGACGGTAGCGTGAAGAACACTCTTACCTCTTTACGAGTGGTTGCTGAGCTTCAAAACCCAGCCATCCGTCCACGCCACTGGCAACAGCTCATGAATGCAACTGGTGTACACTTCACCATGGACCAAGACACTACGCTGGCTGACCTACTTCGCCTAAACTTGCACCACTTTGAAGATGAAGTCAGGAGCATCGTAGACCGGGCGGTGAAGGAGATGGGTATGGAGAAGGTGCTAAATGAGCTGGATGCCACCTGGACAAATATGGCATTTGGCTATGAGGCTCATCCACGTACGAATGTTCCTCTGTTGAAGTCGGATGAGGAACTTATTGAAACGCTGGAGGACAACCAGGTGCAGCTGCAGAACCTCATGACTTCTAAGTACATTGCGTTCTTTCTGGAGGAGGTATCCACATGGCAGAAAAAGCTCTCAGTTGCTGACTCTGTGATCTCCATCTGGTTTGAAGTGCAGAGGACCTGGTCACACCTGGAGAGCATCTTCATAGGCTCTGCGGACATTCGCACTCAGCTTCCAGAG GATTCCAAACGCTTTGAAGGCATTGATGGCGATTTTAAAGAACTGGCGTACGatgttaaaaaaacaccaaatgttGTGGAGGCCACCAACAAACCTGGACTCTATACCAAACTAGAAGACATCCAGTGCAG ACTGGCTCTTTGTGAGAAGGCCCTGGCCGAGTATCTGGACACAAAGCGTCTTTCATTTCCACGCTTTTACTTTATCTCCTCAGCAGATCTGCTGGACATCCTTTCCAACGGCACTGACCCTCATCAGGTACAACACATAGGCAAAGATGAGTAG